One part of the Tunicatimonas pelagia genome encodes these proteins:
- a CDS encoding alpha-amylase family glycosyl hydrolase, with protein sequence MFLHLRFYYLLTGITLLPFLVSGQSSYETIGIIGSATPQGWDASTPMMQAADNPDQWALTVQLSEGELKFRANDAWDINWGAADFPSGTATQDGANIQIPATAYYTLDFNSQSGAYTFTQLDPPTYETIGIIGDATPSGWDASTPLNQSADDIHVWTLDNLTLTDGEAKFRANNDWAVNWGSTDFPTGTGTQDGSNIPVIAGPYQITFNDVTGQYSFEADAPPSSEIVTITPTMPTADEEITITYDATQGVSGLSGADKVYLHSGVILSGPDGFTWTNVVGNWGQDDGIGEMTPVPDQPNQWQITLPSIREYYGVPNGTPIFKLGMVFRNANGTQTGKSDEDGDIFITLDPGNYVRFTQPANDQNFVVAGGSLTIGAEASGTASALEMLIDNGRGFQSVASSANAAEISYDYPISASQTIQVKVTATIEGEMVESNRELQLAVRPEDIIAELPAGVTQGINYDSTDQTRATLVLLAPQKDFVYVVGDFTNWQIDPAYQMNQTPNGEYFWLTVTDLTPQQAYVYQYWVDGTIRVGDPYADQVADPFNDSGIPESLYPNLPEYDRTEFGIATVLQTGQTAYEWQYPEVVGGRPANEELVVYELLIRDFLESHSYNDLTDTLSYLKRMGVNAIELMPIMEFEGNESWGYNPSYALAPDKYYGTETDLREFIDQAHAEGFVVILDMVLNHHFGQSPMVRMYWDEANNRPAENSPWFNPEATHPFNVGYDFNHESAYTKAYMDDVNRFWIEEYEFDGYRFDLSKGFTQNEGKDPTDVGAWSSYDQSRVDILKRMADQIWAVDSNTYIILEHLGDNDEEKVLADYGMMLWGNLNHPYNDVINGKTGTDLNWALSSTRGWNDKNLMVYMESHDEERLMVRALNEGLSSGEYDIQNFDIALERIKMASAFFYTLPGPKMFWQFGELGYDFPINFNGRVGNKPIPWGDSDNLNYYSDEDRRRLYDVKAAIINLVNDYNEVFEGGEFSWTPSGQLREINISHESMNVTIVGNFGISSGTIAPSFQRTGTWYDFFSGSEYEVSSTSQAIELAPGEFHIYLDQPVDFPPPGLIDIFTPIITVNPGTFTVDDRIQIILDAAAANPAGTEGLVGVEKVYLYSGVVTDSTGGTTLTNIVGSTNADDGVGLMTKLPGDNEKWLISFRPREYYQLASNQTAYRIGMYFRDASGKNVGKGRESDLIYVDITPSQSVVTVEPAAFTADDEIRIVFNAATASPTDLVGANKVYMHSGVVLIDTDTPGGGDWQNIVGNWGQDDGIGEMTPVSGSDDLWEITLTPRDYYSVDSSASVYYLAMVFRNADGTAEGKGSNGSDIFIRVSQSAPAAPAELMAEVISPTQVTLSWSDSADNELGYVVARAESADGPFVTIASLNENSTSYSDTELKDGITYYYRVQATNAYDPDSDFSNVASAELPLAAPTNLSATVQGKRGIALSWIDNSVSETGYVVERTRRGWWRKLRYRTIDTLDADVNAYADQRAIPGIKYYYRVKAIQNERSSERSNEVTVRINPRDYIDEIIKEIISTVVVYPNPASQWLRVSWYQRDSRMVYIKIRNLAGNVLDSRSVQASGFTSREFDVSSLEEGIYLVELASGEERKVVRFTVHH encoded by the coding sequence ATGTTTTTACACCTACGATTTTATTATCTGCTTACCGGAATTACGCTGTTACCATTTTTGGTTTCAGGGCAATCTTCTTACGAAACCATCGGTATTATCGGTAGTGCTACTCCGCAGGGCTGGGATGCTTCTACCCCCATGATGCAAGCCGCTGATAATCCTGACCAATGGGCATTAACAGTCCAGCTAAGCGAAGGCGAGTTAAAGTTTAGAGCCAACGATGCTTGGGATATTAACTGGGGCGCAGCCGACTTTCCCAGTGGAACGGCTACGCAGGATGGGGCAAATATTCAGATTCCTGCTACGGCTTACTACACGCTAGATTTTAATAGCCAGAGCGGAGCCTACACTTTCACCCAACTTGACCCGCCTACTTACGAAACCATCGGCATTATTGGCGACGCCACGCCCAGCGGCTGGGATGCTTCCACTCCGCTCAATCAGAGTGCGGACGACATTCACGTCTGGACATTGGATAACCTAACGCTCACCGATGGTGAGGCAAAATTTCGGGCGAATAATGACTGGGCCGTCAACTGGGGCAGCACTGATTTTCCCACTGGAACTGGAACGCAAGATGGCTCGAATATTCCCGTTATTGCCGGACCCTACCAAATAACCTTTAATGACGTAACGGGGCAGTACAGCTTCGAGGCAGATGCTCCACCCAGCAGCGAAATCGTCACTATCACCCCGACTATGCCTACGGCTGACGAAGAAATTACCATAACCTACGACGCTACGCAGGGCGTATCCGGACTAAGCGGAGCCGATAAAGTATACCTGCACTCCGGCGTCATTCTTTCTGGCCCGGATGGATTTACCTGGACAAACGTGGTAGGCAACTGGGGGCAAGACGACGGTATCGGTGAAATGACTCCGGTACCGGATCAGCCCAACCAGTGGCAAATCACCTTGCCCAGCATTCGTGAATACTACGGTGTGCCAAACGGAACGCCAATTTTTAAACTGGGAATGGTTTTTCGCAACGCTAACGGTACCCAAACCGGAAAGTCTGACGAAGACGGAGACATTTTTATCACGCTTGATCCGGGTAATTACGTGCGGTTTACCCAACCAGCAAACGATCAAAATTTTGTAGTCGCCGGAGGTAGCCTCACCATCGGTGCCGAAGCTTCTGGTACGGCCTCCGCTTTAGAAATGTTGATTGACAATGGCAGAGGTTTTCAGTCGGTAGCCTCTTCAGCCAACGCTGCAGAAATTTCTTATGATTATCCCATTTCGGCTTCTCAAACCATTCAGGTAAAAGTAACTGCTACGATTGAGGGTGAGATGGTAGAGAGCAACCGTGAATTACAACTGGCGGTTCGCCCGGAAGACATCATCGCTGAACTTCCTGCCGGAGTAACCCAGGGCATCAACTATGATTCAACTGATCAGACCCGGGCTACTTTGGTACTACTGGCTCCCCAGAAAGACTTTGTGTACGTAGTGGGTGATTTCACCAACTGGCAAATCGATCCAGCCTACCAAATGAACCAAACGCCCAACGGCGAATACTTCTGGCTTACCGTTACCGACCTCACTCCCCAGCAAGCCTACGTGTACCAGTACTGGGTAGACGGCACCATCAGAGTGGGCGACCCTTACGCCGATCAGGTAGCTGATCCGTTTAACGACAGTGGTATTCCTGAGTCGCTGTATCCTAATCTGCCGGAGTACGATCGCACCGAATTCGGGATAGCCACCGTATTACAAACTGGACAAACCGCCTACGAGTGGCAATATCCCGAGGTGGTGGGTGGTCGTCCGGCTAACGAAGAACTAGTAGTGTATGAGCTACTGATCCGCGATTTTCTGGAATCGCATAGCTACAATGACCTGACGGATACACTAAGCTACCTGAAACGCATGGGCGTGAACGCCATTGAGTTGATGCCTATTATGGAGTTTGAGGGCAACGAAAGTTGGGGCTATAATCCGTCGTACGCATTAGCTCCTGACAAATACTACGGTACTGAAACCGATCTGCGGGAATTTATTGACCAAGCCCATGCCGAAGGCTTCGTAGTCATTCTGGACATGGTGCTCAACCATCATTTCGGACAAAGCCCAATGGTACGAATGTACTGGGATGAAGCCAATAATCGTCCCGCCGAGAACAGTCCCTGGTTTAATCCAGAGGCGACCCACCCCTTCAATGTAGGGTACGATTTTAACCACGAGAGTGCGTATACTAAGGCGTACATGGATGACGTAAACCGCTTCTGGATTGAAGAATACGAGTTTGATGGCTACCGCTTCGATCTTTCCAAAGGGTTCACCCAAAACGAAGGAAAAGACCCTACCGACGTAGGTGCCTGGAGCAGCTACGATCAGTCGCGGGTGGATATTTTAAAGCGAATGGCCGATCAGATTTGGGCGGTTGATTCTAACACCTATATTATTCTGGAGCACCTGGGTGACAACGACGAAGAAAAAGTACTAGCCGACTACGGCATGATGCTGTGGGGCAATCTGAATCATCCCTACAACGATGTAATCAACGGCAAAACTGGCACCGATCTGAACTGGGCGTTATCCAGCACTCGAGGTTGGAATGATAAAAACCTGATGGTCTACATGGAAAGCCACGATGAGGAACGACTCATGGTGCGGGCTCTTAACGAAGGCTTGTCCAGTGGCGAATACGACATTCAGAATTTTGATATTGCTCTGGAGCGAATAAAGATGGCTTCGGCTTTCTTCTACACCTTACCGGGGCCGAAGATGTTCTGGCAGTTCGGTGAACTAGGTTACGATTTCCCGATTAACTTCAATGGCCGGGTGGGTAATAAACCTATTCCCTGGGGCGACTCCGACAATCTGAATTATTATTCTGACGAAGACCGCCGACGGCTCTACGATGTAAAAGCCGCGATTATTAACCTGGTGAATGACTACAACGAGGTATTTGAGGGCGGAGAGTTCTCCTGGACTCCCAGCGGTCAGCTTCGTGAAATCAATATCAGTCACGAAAGCATGAACGTAACTATTGTCGGTAATTTCGGGATAAGTAGCGGCACTATAGCACCTTCGTTTCAGCGTACCGGCACCTGGTACGATTTCTTTTCGGGTTCTGAGTACGAGGTGAGCAGCACTAGTCAAGCGATAGAATTAGCTCCCGGTGAGTTTCATATCTATCTAGACCAGCCCGTGGATTTTCCCCCACCCGGCTTGATTGATATTTTTACCCCAATCATCACGGTCAATCCGGGAACCTTCACGGTAGATGATCGCATCCAGATTATTCTCGACGCGGCAGCCGCTAATCCGGCAGGAACCGAGGGGTTAGTTGGAGTCGAAAAAGTATACTTGTATTCTGGAGTAGTTACCGATAGCACCGGGGGTACTACGCTTACCAATATTGTGGGTTCTACCAATGCTGATGATGGAGTAGGGCTGATGACCAAGCTTCCCGGTGATAACGAAAAGTGGCTGATTTCTTTTCGCCCGCGCGAATACTATCAGCTAGCATCCAACCAGACGGCCTACCGCATCGGTATGTACTTCCGCGATGCTTCGGGCAAAAACGTTGGTAAAGGACGGGAAAGCGATCTGATCTACGTAGATATTACGCCTAGCCAATCGGTAGTAACCGTTGAACCGGCTGCATTTACGGCTGACGATGAAATTCGGATTGTATTTAATGCTGCTACGGCAAGCCCTACTGATCTAGTCGGTGCTAATAAAGTATACATGCACTCGGGCGTAGTGCTTATCGATACGGACACACCCGGTGGGGGCGATTGGCAAAATATTGTAGGCAACTGGGGGCAAGACGATGGTATTGGTGAAATGACTCCTGTGTCTGGCTCCGATGATCTCTGGGAAATCACACTTACTCCCCGCGATTATTACAGCGTAGATAGCAGTGCTTCAGTGTACTATCTGGCAATGGTTTTCCGCAATGCCGACGGTACGGCCGAGGGAAAAGGCTCCAATGGTAGTGATATTTTCATTCGGGTATCCCAAAGTGCTCCCGCAGCTCCGGCAGAGCTAATGGCTGAAGTAATTTCTCCTACGCAAGTAACTCTTAGCTGGAGCGATTCCGCAGATAACGAATTAGGCTACGTCGTAGCTCGTGCCGAATCGGCTGATGGTCCGTTCGTAACTATTGCTTCGCTGAATGAAAATAGCACATCTTACTCTGACACCGAACTGAAGGACGGTATCACCTACTACTACCGCGTACAAGCCACCAATGCCTACGATCCTGACTCAGACTTTAGTAACGTGGCTTCAGCAGAATTACCGCTGGCCGCGCCTACTAACTTAAGTGCCACGGTGCAGGGAAAGCGAGGGATTGCTTTATCATGGATTGATAACTCGGTGAGTGAAACCGGTTACGTAGTAGAGCGCACCCGCCGGGGTTGGTGGCGAAAGCTCCGCTACCGAACCATTGACACCCTGGATGCCGATGTAAATGCGTATGCTGACCAACGAGCCATTCCCGGAATCAAATACTACTATCGGGTAAAAGCCATCCAGAACGAACGTTCTTCCGAACGCAGTAATGAAGTAACGGTGAGGATCAATCCTCGAGACTACATTGACGAGATCATTAAAGAAATTATTTCTACGGTAGTTGTATACCCGAACCCGGCCTCTCAGTGGTTGAGAGTTAGTTGGTATCAACGTGACTCTCGCATGGTTTACATTAAAATCCGAAATCTAGCTGGTAATGTCCTGGACTCGCGGTCAGTGCAAGCAAGTGGTTTCACTTCGCGAGAATTTGACGTGTCAAGCCTAGAAGAAGGTATTTACCTAGTAGAATTAGCTAGCGGAGAAGAGCGAAAAGTAGTTCGCTTTACAGTACATCACTAA
- a CDS encoding NADH-quinone oxidoreductase subunit A, whose translation MQNTELSGFGTILLFIIGAISFVLVTLVVARLIRPNRPNEEKLTTYESGEDPLGSAWGQFNPRFYVVALIFILFDVEIVFLFPWATVMGQAELIEQTDGVWGWFALAEMAIFVLILALGLAYAWAKGFLDWVKPQTTPCQYKSVVPDELYQQINQKYEARISNKI comes from the coding sequence ATGCAAAACACTGAGCTGTCGGGTTTTGGAACCATTCTACTTTTCATTATCGGGGCGATTTCCTTTGTGCTGGTTACACTGGTGGTCGCTCGGCTTATCCGACCCAACCGACCTAATGAAGAGAAATTGACGACTTACGAATCGGGGGAAGATCCACTGGGTTCGGCCTGGGGGCAGTTTAATCCCCGCTTTTACGTAGTCGCGCTAATCTTTATCTTGTTCGATGTGGAGATCGTCTTTCTGTTTCCTTGGGCTACGGTGATGGGGCAGGCTGAATTGATTGAGCAAACTGACGGTGTTTGGGGCTGGTTTGCCCTGGCCGAAATGGCAATCTTCGTACTAATTCTGGCACTAGGATTAGCCTACGCTTGGGCAAAGGGTTTTTTAGATTGGGTAAAACCACAAACCACTCCTTGCCAGTACAAATCAGTAGTGCCCGATGAATTATACCAGCAGATCAATCAAAAATACGAAGCCCGGATCTCAAATAAGATATAG
- the nuoB gene encoding NADH-quinone oxidoreductase subunit NuoB, translated as MKGLLDQQFGQGGIIVTKVDDLINWARLSSLWPMGFGLACCAIEMMSTYASNFDLDRFGVFPRPSPRQSDVLIVSGTVTFKMGDRVRRLYEQMAEPRYVISMGSCSNCGGPYWEHGYHVVKGVDKIIPVDVYVPGCPPRPEALIGGIIKLQEKIRNESLMAPTALEKIMDRKKVETNSETA; from the coding sequence ATGAAAGGACTACTAGACCAACAGTTTGGGCAGGGCGGTATTATCGTTACCAAAGTGGATGACTTGATTAACTGGGCACGGCTGTCGTCGTTGTGGCCGATGGGCTTTGGGCTAGCTTGTTGCGCTATCGAGATGATGTCGACCTACGCTTCTAACTTTGATCTGGATCGCTTCGGAGTCTTTCCTCGCCCCTCCCCTCGTCAGTCCGATGTGCTGATTGTGTCGGGTACGGTTACCTTCAAAATGGGCGACCGGGTACGACGATTATACGAGCAGATGGCCGAACCTCGCTACGTGATCTCGATGGGTTCCTGCTCTAATTGCGGTGGTCCCTACTGGGAACACGGTTACCATGTGGTAAAAGGAGTAGATAAAATTATTCCGGTAGATGTGTACGTGCCGGGCTGTCCCCCTCGCCCGGAAGCACTGATTGGAGGAATAATCAAACTACAGGAGAAAATTCGTAATGAATCGCTAATGGCTCCTACGGCATTGGAAAAAATTATGGATAGGAAAAAAGTAGAAACTAATTCTGAAACCGCATGA
- a CDS encoding NADH-quinone oxidoreductase subunit C, with the protein MSWEEIAEKVRGKFGAESIVEVIENASPVVLQIASPQLLEICRFLQQTEGLYFDYLSCLTGIDNGLEAGTMEVIYTLNSIPYEHQLSLKVVVNRNQAEEPLPEVLSVVSIWKSADWHEREVYDLLGIRFTDHPDLRRILLPTDWPGHPLRKDYQEPETYHGVGVKYES; encoded by the coding sequence ATGAGTTGGGAAGAAATCGCTGAGAAGGTCAGGGGAAAGTTTGGTGCAGAGAGCATCGTAGAAGTGATAGAAAACGCTTCTCCGGTTGTACTGCAAATAGCATCTCCACAGTTACTGGAAATATGCCGCTTTCTCCAGCAAACCGAAGGGCTATACTTCGATTATCTATCCTGCCTCACGGGAATCGATAATGGTTTGGAGGCGGGAACGATGGAGGTAATCTACACGCTGAATTCCATTCCTTACGAACACCAGCTATCGCTCAAAGTAGTCGTCAATCGTAACCAAGCCGAAGAACCGCTGCCGGAAGTACTGTCGGTTGTATCCATTTGGAAATCTGCTGATTGGCATGAGCGAGAAGTGTACGACTTACTGGGCATCCGCTTTACCGATCATCCCGACCTCCGCCGTATTTTGCTGCCCACCGACTGGCCTGGTCATCCCCTCCGCAAAGACTACCAGGAGCCAGAAACCTACCACGGAGTTGGAGTGAAGTATGAATCTTGA
- a CDS encoding antitoxin Xre/MbcA/ParS toxin-binding domain-containing protein has translation MISSFNSEALHMDDLSLVAQAQDGLDAQAITNFREHAQFSKEVMAGLLHITPKTIDNMKAKHKKVGVVQAEILLSLIRLFSRGEQLFGSVDEFKDWLGFPQPALEMQSPNKFLFSVTGIRLIEECLERIEQGYAA, from the coding sequence ATGATTTCTTCATTTAATTCAGAGGCGTTGCATATGGACGACCTTTCTTTGGTAGCACAAGCACAAGATGGGTTAGATGCTCAAGCGATTACTAATTTTCGTGAACATGCCCAGTTTAGTAAAGAGGTGATGGCGGGACTACTCCATATCACGCCAAAAACTATTGATAATATGAAGGCCAAACATAAAAAAGTGGGGGTTGTACAAGCTGAAATTCTGTTGAGTCTCATCCGGCTTTTTTCGCGAGGAGAACAATTGTTTGGTAGTGTTGATGAATTTAAGGATTGGTTAGGTTTTCCGCAACCGGCTCTGGAAATGCAATCACCTAACAAGTTTCTCTTTAGCGTTACCGGCATTCGACTAATAGAAGAGTGCCTGGAACGAATAGAACAGGGGTACGCTGCCTGA
- a CDS encoding RES family NAD+ phosphorylase → MLVYRIVSNKYANSLHASGFPGRWNKRGELVIYTAASAEIALLGNVAHRMGQGGFMRNESACMEIEIPDTSIQVIDKSDLPSDWSSASPYSQTNILGSSWYQKCAYLLLQVPSAPAPTGTSYLINTTHPLFREVQLTKSYPYPIDHRFAELDKDLTQYLKKS, encoded by the coding sequence ATGCTGGTTTACCGAATTGTTAGCAACAAGTACGCTAACAGCTTACACGCCTCTGGGTTTCCCGGCCGATGGAATAAGCGGGGTGAGTTGGTTATTTATACGGCAGCCTCCGCTGAAATCGCTTTATTGGGGAACGTGGCTCACCGTATGGGACAAGGAGGTTTTATGAGAAATGAGTCTGCCTGTATGGAAATAGAAATTCCGGACACATCAATACAGGTGATAGACAAGAGCGACCTGCCTTCAGATTGGAGTAGTGCTTCTCCTTATAGCCAGACTAATATCCTTGGTTCATCATGGTATCAGAAGTGTGCGTATTTATTGTTGCAGGTGCCTTCCGCTCCGGCTCCTACGGGTACCAGTTATTTGATTAATACTACCCACCCCTTGTTTCGAGAAGTACAATTGACCAAAAGTTACCCCTATCCTATTGATCATCGCTTTGCCGAGTTGGACAAGGATCTTACCCAGTACTTGAAAAAAAGTTGA
- a CDS encoding putative Ig domain-containing protein: protein MESQSKTKNLYLAILIFIIACSSGQKPDNQEIDYLGQEAPGDVPGVFGSEIVSVKERFDMGFTMSPDGKSIAFGVFHENDSTETAIYLMHFVSGEWIAPRKNFLPDNINTFFPMFSPTGNKLYFAKSTDGSPTDLWVADYSNNQVTNPQPLDSIFNSTSREAGHGVSASGAFYFTSNRDDQYQCCGDVYHAEAGSEGYDTVQKVDELSSVEDEESLFLSPEGDYIIIQSWRNEFESKHDLYISFKTKAGAWTTLERLNSRINSKEIEQRPFVSPDNKFLFFSRMSVTQVDSAENYDSDIYWVSTKSIFKPYLYNDNIDVDIEHGEPFQLDLPKDLFRDVDDTKLSYQASLADDAELPEWIKFDTGNLSLSGTWKSEEPLIIKITATDSAVNNGYYRFQLDST from the coding sequence ATGGAATCTCAAAGTAAGACGAAAAATCTCTATTTGGCGATACTAATATTTATCATCGCTTGCTCTTCCGGACAAAAACCAGATAATCAAGAGATTGATTATTTAGGACAGGAAGCACCCGGCGATGTTCCTGGAGTTTTCGGTAGTGAAATTGTTTCCGTCAAAGAGAGATTCGATATGGGATTCACTATGTCGCCGGATGGTAAAAGTATTGCCTTTGGAGTATTTCACGAAAATGACTCAACCGAAACCGCTATCTATCTTATGCATTTTGTAAGCGGTGAGTGGATCGCCCCGCGCAAAAACTTTCTTCCTGACAACATCAATACGTTTTTCCCGATGTTTAGCCCTACCGGAAACAAGCTCTATTTCGCCAAGTCAACGGATGGCTCACCAACCGATTTGTGGGTAGCTGACTATTCTAACAATCAAGTCACCAATCCTCAGCCTCTGGATTCAATATTTAACTCTACCTCCCGAGAAGCGGGACATGGGGTATCAGCCAGTGGGGCTTTTTACTTTACTTCCAATCGGGATGATCAGTACCAGTGTTGTGGTGATGTGTATCACGCGGAAGCTGGTTCAGAAGGTTACGATACCGTTCAGAAGGTAGATGAATTAAGCTCGGTTGAAGATGAAGAGAGCCTGTTTCTATCTCCTGAGGGTGATTACATCATTATTCAATCTTGGCGAAATGAATTTGAATCTAAGCACGATCTCTACATCAGTTTCAAAACAAAAGCGGGCGCATGGACTACGCTGGAGCGATTAAACTCCCGTATAAACAGTAAAGAAATAGAGCAGCGACCGTTTGTCTCACCCGACAACAAGTTCTTATTTTTCAGCAGAATGAGCGTCACTCAAGTAGACAGTGCAGAAAACTATGATTCGGATATATACTGGGTAAGCACCAAATCCATTTTCAAACCCTATCTTTATAACGATAATATTGACGTTGACATAGAGCACGGCGAACCATTTCAGTTGGATTTGCCGAAGGATTTATTCCGAGATGTGGACGATACTAAATTGTCTTACCAAGCATCCTTGGCAGACGATGCTGAGTTACCCGAATGGATAAAGTTTGATACCGGCAATCTGTCGTTGAGTGGAACTTGGAAGTCAGAAGAACCGCTGATCATCAAAATAACGGCGACGGATAGCGCAGTGAACAATGGATATTATAGGTTTCAGTTAGACAGTACTTGA
- a CDS encoding toxin-antitoxin system YwqK family antitoxin → MEWLAICCLLSYHPSGMATDTLYGTYIIPEEQISLNLSPPNNYTMFMMEYNERSESVNSQELSRGQFSLVADTVVLEEATTGKAMKLLATNEETLHPLNVPSLDKNAKFLGQNQYHANGELKWEGEWRRGKKHGTWVYYNESGDVVKSVRYKRGKKME, encoded by the coding sequence ATGGAGTGGCTTGCTATTTGCTGCTTGCTCAGCTATCATCCATCCGGGATGGCTACCGATACGCTTTACGGAACCTACATTATTCCGGAAGAACAAATTAGCCTGAACCTTAGTCCACCCAACAACTACACTATGTTTATGATGGAGTACAATGAGCGTAGTGAGTCGGTGAATAGCCAGGAGCTTTCGCGGGGGCAATTTTCTTTGGTAGCCGATACCGTAGTTCTGGAAGAAGCTACCACCGGAAAAGCGATGAAACTACTAGCCACCAACGAAGAAACACTGCACCCCCTGAATGTGCCTAGTTTAGATAAAAACGCCAAGTTTTTAGGTCAAAACCAGTATCACGCTAATGGTGAATTAAAGTGGGAAGGCGAGTGGCGCCGAGGAAAAAAGCACGGCACTTGGGTTTACTACAATGAATCAGGCGATGTTGTAAAATCGGTTCGCTACAAGCGGGGGAAGAAGATGGAGTGA
- a CDS encoding gluconolaconase produces MRLILFFATSLFIAACGSSGNQTEETTAETTLPEEPSLSVDFQEQWATDTVLRTPESVLYDEVTDMIFVANIGAFNKDSKDGDGFISVLAPDGIVDELNWVEGLNDPKGMGVFDGKLYVSDLDEVVEISIADAEILNKYPIEGATFLNDITINGQGQVYVSDSDNDKIHMIEGGQPMVWLEDSTLQRPNGLLADGNQMLLASAGGGFLAPIDLDSKQVQDTWLEGIPSADGIIKTPNGDYIVSTWQGEVHYVAAESGQTIKLLDTKAEEINAADIGYIPQQNLLLVPTFRDHRVVAYKVTAN; encoded by the coding sequence ATGAGATTGATCTTGTTTTTTGCTACTAGCCTATTTATAGCCGCTTGCGGTAGTTCAGGAAATCAAACTGAGGAAACAACTGCTGAGACCACCCTACCAGAAGAGCCATCGTTGAGTGTTGATTTTCAGGAACAGTGGGCAACTGATACTGTACTCCGCACTCCCGAATCGGTGCTGTACGACGAAGTAACTGATATGATTTTTGTAGCCAATATTGGCGCGTTCAATAAAGATAGTAAAGACGGTGACGGATTTATTTCCGTGCTTGCTCCCGATGGAATAGTAGACGAACTAAATTGGGTGGAAGGCTTAAACGACCCCAAAGGAATGGGTGTATTTGATGGCAAACTTTACGTATCAGATCTTGATGAGGTGGTGGAAATCAGCATTGCCGACGCTGAAATTTTGAACAAGTACCCCATTGAAGGCGCTACCTTTCTGAACGACATTACAATCAACGGCCAGGGACAAGTGTACGTTTCTGACTCCGATAATGATAAAATCCACATGATAGAGGGTGGGCAGCCGATGGTCTGGCTAGAGGACTCGACCTTGCAGCGACCCAACGGATTACTGGCTGATGGTAATCAAATGCTATTAGCTTCAGCCGGAGGTGGTTTTCTGGCTCCCATAGATTTGGATAGCAAACAAGTGCAAGATACGTGGTTAGAAGGTATTCCCTCGGCCGATGGGATTATAAAAACTCCGAACGGTGATTATATTGTCTCTACCTGGCAAGGCGAAGTACACTACGTAGCTGCTGAGAGCGGACAAACCATAAAACTACTGGATACTAAAGCGGAAGAAATTAATGCCGCCGATATCGGTTATATTCCGCAACAAAACCTGCTTTTGGTTCCAACCTTTCGGGATCATCGGGTAGTGGCTTATAAGGTTACGGCAAACTGA